ATCACCGGTTTCGAGTCGGCGTCCGCCGGCGTCTGGAAGAACGCCTGGTAGACGATCGGCCAGAAGTACCCGATATTGAGCAGCCCCGAGAGCAGGAGCACGAGCACGAACACCGTCTGGCCGGCGTCGAGACTCCCGATAAGTAGATACCACTTGCTCACGAACCCGGCCACGAGCGGGAGCCCGGCCATCCCGACACTCGCCACGGCGAAGGCGATCATCGCCAGTGGCATCCGGCGACCGATCCCGGCCATGTCGCTGATGTCGTCGGTATGTGTTTCGACGTGGATCGCCCCGGCCACGAAGAACAGGGTGAGTTTCATGAACGCGTGAGCGGGGATGTGGAGCAGGCCACCGACCAGTGCCGCCGGCGAGAGCAGGCCTAGCCCCAGCACGATGTAGGACAGCTGACTGATCGTCGAGTAGGCCAGCCGACGCTTGAGGTTGTCCTGGCGCAAGGCGATCACGCTCGCGGCGACGATGGTGAAGCCGGCGACGGCCGCAAGTGGCAGGCCCAGTCCGAGTTCGGCCATCGGGTCCGGGCCAAACACGTCAAGGACGACCCGCGCGATGGCGAACACCCCGCTCTTGACGACTGCCACGGCGTGGAGGAGCCCCGAGACTGGAGTCGGCGCGACCATCGCATCGGGGAGCCAGGAGTGGATCGGCATGAGCGCGGCCTTCACGCCGAAGCCGACCACCAACAGCGCAAACGCGACCCGCCCGACGAGCGGGTCGGCGGTCGCCAGCCCGGTGATTCCACCGGGTGTGAAGGTCACGGTGCCTGTTGCGACGTAGATGAGCGCCGTCCCGGCGAGGGCCGCGACCCCGCCACCGAAGGTGTAAGCCAGGTACTTACGACCGGCCGTCCGGGCTTCCTGAGTCTCGTCGTGGGCGACGAGGGGGTACGTCGCAACCGTGAGCAGTTCGTAGAACACGTAGAGAACGATCAGGTTGGCCGCAAAGGCCACGCCGACCGCCGACGCGATGCTGCCCGCGAAGGCGGCGAAGTATCGGGTCTGGGAGTGTTCGTCCAGGCCGCGCATGTACCCGATGCTGTAGAAACTGGTGACCAGCCAGAGGAAACTCGCGATGAGCCCGAAGACCATCCCCAGCGGATCGGCCTGCAGGACCAGCGAGATGCCAGGAACGAACGCGCCGAGGTCAGTCGTAGGGACGACACCCTGGAGGACTGCGGGTACCATGCTCGCAACCGTCCCGAGTGTGGCGAGGGCGGTCGCGATGGTCGCTGTTTCGCGAACGTTCGGTCGCGAGCCAGTCGCCACGATGGCGAACAGGCCCGCAAACGGGATCAGGACTGCCAGAAGCGGCAGCAACGAGGATTCAGTTGTCATGTAAAGTACACCTCCATCACCGGCTGGAAGACATCAATGAGCTCGGACGCCCAGAAACCGAGCCCGATCGCAGCGAGCGCAGCGAGGACGACGATCGCTCGCAGCAGGATCGAGACGTCCTCGGGGTGTCCTCCGTCAGCTTTGACCGACTGATCGCTGTTCGCAACCGATTCGGTGAAGTAGAGTCGTTCGAGCAGGCGTCCGAAGTACCCCAGCGTGAGCAGGGCACTCGTGACGACGATCACGGCGACGACCCACTCTCCGGCCTCGACCGCACCCATGATGATGTTCCACTTGCCCGGGAACCCGATCGCCGGGGGAACCCCGACCATCGAGAAGGCGAGGATTGCGAAAGCGGCACTCGTGACCGGGTAACGAGTCCCCAATCCTGAGAGATCCCGAACAGTCCGAACGCCTGCACCGATGGCGAACACGCCGACCGCGAGGAAGAGGCCAGCCTTCATGACACCGTGGCCGACGAGGTGGATCAGGCCGCCAGCGAGGGCCGTCTCGTTGCCGATGCTGACCCCGAGGACGACCAGGCCGAAGTGCGAGACCGACGAGTACGCGAGCATGCGTTTGAGGTCCCTCTGAACGACCGCGAGCACGGCCCCGACGATCACACTGATGCCAGCCGCGGCCAGCAAGGTGTCCCGGGCGATGGGCACCGCAGCCAGGAAGTCCACGGTGAAGACGCCATAGACGATCCGGAACAGTGCGTAGGCCGCCGCCGTGGAGACGAGTGCCGCGATGTACGCACTGATCGTGTGCGGGGATTCGGCGTACGCATCCGGCTGCCAGGTGTGAAGCGGGAACAGCGCCACCTTGACACCCAGCCCCACCACGATGAGCCCGAAGGCCGCGAGGATCAACGGCGAGGTGTAGCCGACATCGGCAATGGAACTCGCAAGATCGGCCATGTTGAGCGTGCCGGTCGCCACGAGCAGGTACCCGACCCCAAGGAGATAGAACGAGGCCCCGATCGTCCCGACGATCAGGTACTTGAGACTCGCGTACGCGGCAGCGGGCGAACTGTCACTCGCGACCAGCGCGTAGGTCGCCAGCCCCGTGATCTCAAGGAAGACATAGAGGTTGAACACGTCACCCGTGGCGACGAGCCCGGAGAGTCCGGCCGTGAGGAAGGCCAGTTCGCCGTAGAACGAATCGCCCTGCGGACCGGACCTGAAGGAGTAAAGCACCACGGCCAGCGTAACCGAGGCGATCAGGACCAGCAGTGGTGCGGAGACGCCATCCCCGATCAGCTCGATCCCGAACGGCGGCGCGTACCCCGCGACCTCGTAGGAGAATGCCCCTGCTGTGAGCACCTCTTCGAGGACAACCACGGAGAGGGCGACCTGCAGGACCGCCATCGCGAGGGCGATGTACTGCCCACTTCCCCGGATGAACAGCCCGATTCCGAGGGGCAAGAGCGCAGCCACGATCGGTGCGACCACCAGGAGGACCAGCGCGTCAGTCATCGGCTTGCACCTCCCGGATCACCTGTTCGTTCAGCGATCCATAGCCCTCGTAGATCCTGACCACCAGGGCAAGTCCCACCGCTGTGAGGCTCACCCCGACCACGATAGCCGTCAGGATCAACACGTGCGGGAGCGGACTGACGTAGGGGCCCGGCCCGTGCGTGCCGATAGCCGGCACGCCGTCCATGACGAAGGCGCTGCTGATGAAAAACAGGAAGATGCCGACCTGGAAGACGTTCAGGGCGACGATCTTCTTCACCAGGTTCGGGCTGGCGACGACCCCATACAGTCCAACCGCGAGGATCAACATTGCCGCTACATACGTGTAATGCGAGGAGAGGAGTTCGATCACGCGTTCTCACCTCCGTTCTCTTCGAAGTCGTGGCCGGCCGCGAGACTCATGAAGAGCGAGAGGATGACGCCGAAGACGATCGCGCCGATCCCCAACTCGACGAGTTCGATGCCGTACTTCGTGCCGTGATGGAACGCATACGCCTCGTATTCCAGGAACCGGTACCCCAGTGCCATCGGGACCAACCCGATCAGCACGAAGGTTGCGCCGCCGGTCGCGATCAGGATTCTGGCGGGCCGGTCCGTGATCCAGTCACGGGTCGGCTCGATGCCGTAGGCGAAGGCGACGAGGATCAGACTCGCTGCGAGGATCACACCGCCCTGGAACCCGCCACCGGCCGATTCCGCGCCGTGAAGCATCACGAAGAGCCCGTACGTAAAGGCGAAGGGGCTGATGATGCGCACGGTCGTCATGATGATCGTACTCTCGACGTAGGTCGGGATTCGTTCACTCATACGTACACCTCCCGGCGGAGAACGAGCAGCACCGCCATCCCCGCCGCGATGACGACGACGGCCTCACCTAGCGTATCGAATCCACGGTAGGCCGCCAGGACCGCAGTCACGACGTTCTCGACGCCAGTTTCGGGTGTCGCCATCTCCAGGTAGTACTGGGTCACGTCACCGGCGACGACCGCGGAGTCGGGGGCCCCGACTCGCGGGATCGAGGGTATCGTCAGGGAGAGTGTGCCCAGAAACGCCAGCGCCAACGCGGCCGGACCCCACCGGATCCGCTCGAAGACCCGCTCGCCGGCGGGCCGGACCGTCTTTACGATCGTCACCAGGAACAACACCGTGGTCGCCCCGGCTCCGACCGCGGCCTCGGTCAATGCCACGTCCGGGGCCCGGAGTAACACGTAGACCACCGCAGCCCCGAAGCTGAAGCCCGCGAGCGCGATTATCGCGCTGAGCACGTCCCGCAGCGTCACCGAGATGACCGCCGAGATCACCACGAAGCCAAGCAGCGCGAGAAAGAGCGAGAACTCCATCAGTCCTCACCCTCCGTCCA
This region of Halodesulfurarchaeum sp. HSR-GB genomic DNA includes:
- a CDS encoding cation:proton antiporter, whose amino-acid sequence is MTTESSLLPLLAVLIPFAGLFAIVATGSRPNVRETATIATALATLGTVASMVPAVLQGVVPTTDLGAFVPGISLVLQADPLGMVFGLIASFLWLVTSFYSIGYMRGLDEHSQTRYFAAFAGSIASAVGVAFAANLIVLYVFYELLTVATYPLVAHDETQEARTAGRKYLAYTFGGGVAALAGTALIYVATGTVTFTPGGITGLATADPLVGRVAFALLVVGFGVKAALMPIHSWLPDAMVAPTPVSGLLHAVAVVKSGVFAIARVVLDVFGPDPMAELGLGLPLAAVAGFTIVAASVIALRQDNLKRRLAYSTISQLSYIVLGLGLLSPAALVGGLLHIPAHAFMKLTLFFVAGAIHVETHTDDISDMAGIGRRMPLAMIAFAVASVGMAGLPLVAGFVSKWYLLIGSLDAGQTVFVLVLLLSGLLNIGYFWPIVYQAFFQTPADADSKPVIEGPFGGKRARADGGQAEGLAVDRNPSDHTRTESHEAPADDHEDHAHHGGPPAGGWERRSLGAESTWFMIGPILVAATGAVVLGIDPEGAIFLQLIQQIVENATGVAF
- a CDS encoding monovalent cation/H+ antiporter subunit D family protein, producing MTDALVLLVVAPIVAALLPLGIGLFIRGSGQYIALAMAVLQVALSVVVLEEVLTAGAFSYEVAGYAPPFGIELIGDGVSAPLLVLIASVTLAVVLYSFRSGPQGDSFYGELAFLTAGLSGLVATGDVFNLYVFLEITGLATYALVASDSSPAAAYASLKYLIVGTIGASFYLLGVGYLLVATGTLNMADLASSIADVGYTSPLILAAFGLIVVGLGVKVALFPLHTWQPDAYAESPHTISAYIAALVSTAAAYALFRIVYGVFTVDFLAAVPIARDTLLAAAGISVIVGAVLAVVQRDLKRMLAYSSVSHFGLVVLGVSIGNETALAGGLIHLVGHGVMKAGLFLAVGVFAIGAGVRTVRDLSGLGTRYPVTSAAFAILAFSMVGVPPAIGFPGKWNIIMGAVEAGEWVVAVIVVTSALLTLGYFGRLLERLYFTESVANSDQSVKADGGHPEDVSILLRAIVVLAALAAIGLGFWASELIDVFQPVMEVYFT
- a CDS encoding cation:proton antiporter subunit C, producing the protein MIELLSSHYTYVAAMLILAVGLYGVVASPNLVKKIVALNVFQVGIFLFFISSAFVMDGVPAIGTHGPGPYVSPLPHVLILTAIVVGVSLTAVGLALVVRIYEGYGSLNEQVIREVQADD
- a CDS encoding MnhB domain-containing protein, whose protein sequence is MSERIPTYVESTIIMTTVRIISPFAFTYGLFVMLHGAESAGGGFQGGVILAASLILVAFAYGIEPTRDWITDRPARILIATGGATFVLIGLVPMALGYRFLEYEAYAFHHGTKYGIELVELGIGAIVFGVILSLFMSLAAGHDFEENGGENA
- a CDS encoding DUF4040 domain-containing protein; translation: MEFSLFLALLGFVVISAVISVTLRDVLSAIIALAGFSFGAAVVYVLLRAPDVALTEAAVGAGATTVLFLVTIVKTVRPAGERVFERIRWGPAALALAFLGTLSLTIPSIPRVGAPDSAVVAGDVTQYYLEMATPETGVENVVTAVLAAYRGFDTLGEAVVVIAAGMAVLLVLRREVYV